In a genomic window of Thiohalomonas denitrificans:
- a CDS encoding MTH1187 family thiamine-binding protein, whose protein sequence is MNALVNLQVIPIGTDVSVSAYIAACKTILDEAGLETELHANGTNIEGEWDRVFEAIKRCHERVHEMGAPRIQTLISVGTRTDKEQSLSDKVESVGRRTQE, encoded by the coding sequence ATGAACGCACTGGTCAATCTTCAGGTAATCCCGATCGGCACCGATGTTTCGGTCTCGGCCTATATTGCTGCCTGTAAAACCATTCTCGACGAGGCGGGACTGGAAACGGAACTACACGCCAATGGCACCAATATCGAAGGGGAGTGGGACAGGGTTTTCGAGGCAATCAAGCGCTGTCATGAGCGGGTCCACGAGATGGGCGCACCGCGCATCCAGACCCTCATCAGCGTTGGCACCCGCACCGACAAAGAACAGTCGCTGAGCGACAAGGTGGAGAGTGTCGGGCGCCGGACCCAGGAATAG
- a CDS encoding efflux RND transporter permease subunit: MILSTASIQRPVLATVISLLLVVTGIAAVQQLPVREYPDIDPPVVSVTTLYPGASAEVVDREVTEVIEEQVSGIQGIKRITSTSRDVVSEISIEFQLAEDLDASAAEVRDRLGRARRNLPDEVEEPVVSKVSADAQPVMWITLTSDERSAIELSEYAEQSLADQLSVVSGVARVIVGGSRRKAMRIWLDVQAMAAADVTVGDVANALRRENLELPAGRVESTQREFTVRTLTRMQTPEEFRELVIRASGNYQVTLDDIARVEIGPESTRTAVAVNGQTAVGLGVVRQSKSNTLAVASAVEARLDQLREELPRGVDLSVAYSEAVFIQGSIFEVLKTMAITAGLVVAVIFMALRSPRATLVPAATIPVSLIASFLVLWWLDFSINTLTLLALVLAIGLVVDDTIVVLENVYRRNEDGEPRLLAAVRGSSQVAFAVVATTLVLISVFVPLAFIPGDTGRLFTEFGIALAAAVSFSSLVALTLGAMLSSKLAGTKRQKPHGRLFRTSEAALEGISRGYCRALKGVVDRPLLVMVVALVISLLAWFALQALPRELAPIEDRGAIIIPVEAPEGASMEYTQAMVDRIEAIVQRYGGDGPVDNVLSIVAAGQEGAGAVNQAFLIVDMKHWDERDIPQQQLQAELFPQLLMLPGARAFAVNPPSLEQGGFEAPVQVAIGGPDHQTAARWGQMLLERVEQIPFLVDTRLDYNQRQPQLQLRVDRRRAADLGIDARTIGEALGILFGGQDITDFIEDAEIYEVVVEAESGDSDTPDDINNVFLRTSDERLVPLRSIVSLTEVGTPTELRRVDRSPSVTFNASLAPGIAYGDAIDSLEATMAETLPPQARIRWIGQAENYQEAGSAVVFVMLMALLIVYLILAAQFESFLHPLVMMLAVPLAFTGGLFAIWIAGDSFNIFSQVGLVLLIGLVAKNGILLVDFANQIRDAGEDVRSAALRAGEVRLRPILMTSVATIFGALPLALATGPGAEGRTTIGITVIGGMLLSTLLTLFVVPTLYAAVAPYTRPGNYLARKLAREEREHRRK; encoded by the coding sequence ATGATCCTCTCCACCGCCAGTATTCAGCGCCCGGTCCTGGCGACGGTAATCAGTCTCCTGCTGGTGGTCACCGGAATCGCCGCCGTTCAGCAGCTTCCGGTACGCGAATACCCCGATATCGACCCGCCGGTGGTCTCGGTGACTACGCTCTATCCCGGCGCCTCGGCGGAGGTGGTGGACCGGGAAGTCACCGAGGTGATCGAGGAGCAGGTGAGCGGCATCCAGGGCATCAAGCGCATCACCTCCACCAGCCGGGATGTGGTCTCCGAGATTTCGATTGAATTCCAGCTCGCCGAGGATCTGGATGCCTCGGCCGCGGAAGTGCGTGACCGGCTGGGCCGCGCCCGACGCAATCTGCCCGACGAAGTGGAGGAGCCGGTGGTCTCCAAGGTATCGGCGGATGCGCAACCGGTGATGTGGATCACCCTGACCTCTGATGAACGTTCGGCCATTGAGTTGAGCGAATATGCCGAGCAGTCCCTGGCCGACCAATTGTCGGTGGTATCCGGCGTGGCGAGAGTGATTGTCGGCGGTTCGCGTCGCAAGGCCATGCGCATCTGGCTCGATGTACAGGCCATGGCGGCTGCGGATGTCACGGTAGGGGATGTGGCCAACGCCCTTCGCAGGGAAAACCTGGAATTGCCGGCGGGACGCGTGGAGTCGACGCAGCGGGAGTTCACGGTACGCACCCTGACCCGCATGCAGACACCCGAGGAGTTTCGCGAGTTGGTGATCCGTGCAAGCGGAAACTACCAGGTCACCCTGGATGATATTGCGCGGGTGGAGATCGGGCCGGAGTCCACACGTACGGCGGTGGCCGTGAACGGGCAGACGGCCGTCGGCCTGGGCGTGGTGCGGCAATCCAAATCCAATACACTGGCGGTGGCCAGTGCCGTCGAGGCGCGGCTGGATCAGCTGCGGGAGGAGCTTCCGCGCGGTGTGGACCTGTCGGTGGCCTATAGTGAGGCGGTCTTTATCCAGGGCTCCATCTTCGAGGTCCTGAAAACCATGGCGATAACGGCGGGCCTGGTGGTCGCAGTGATCTTCATGGCCCTCCGGTCACCACGCGCCACGCTGGTGCCCGCCGCCACGATTCCGGTCTCGCTAATTGCCAGCTTCCTGGTGCTCTGGTGGCTGGATTTTTCGATTAACACGCTCACGCTGCTCGCGCTGGTACTGGCCATCGGACTGGTGGTGGACGACACCATCGTGGTGCTGGAGAACGTTTACCGACGCAATGAAGACGGCGAACCGCGTCTGCTTGCGGCCGTGCGCGGCAGCAGTCAAGTGGCCTTTGCGGTCGTCGCCACCACGCTGGTGCTGATCTCGGTGTTCGTGCCGCTGGCCTTCATTCCCGGTGATACCGGCAGGCTGTTTACCGAGTTCGGGATCGCCCTGGCCGCCGCGGTAAGTTTCTCCAGTCTGGTTGCGCTGACTCTTGGCGCCATGCTCTCCTCGAAACTGGCCGGCACCAAGAGACAGAAACCGCATGGTCGCCTGTTTCGGACCTCGGAGGCTGCCCTGGAGGGTATCTCCCGGGGGTACTGCCGCGCCCTCAAGGGCGTGGTGGATCGGCCCCTTCTGGTGATGGTGGTCGCACTGGTGATCAGTCTGCTGGCCTGGTTCGCGCTCCAGGCTCTGCCGAGGGAGCTTGCCCCAATCGAGGATCGGGGTGCGATCATCATTCCCGTGGAGGCGCCCGAGGGCGCCAGCATGGAGTATACGCAGGCGATGGTGGATCGCATCGAGGCGATCGTCCAGCGCTATGGTGGTGACGGTCCGGTCGACAATGTGCTGAGCATCGTCGCCGCCGGGCAGGAGGGAGCGGGTGCGGTCAATCAGGCCTTTCTCATCGTCGACATGAAGCACTGGGACGAGCGTGATATCCCCCAGCAGCAGCTGCAGGCGGAACTGTTTCCGCAATTGCTGATGCTACCTGGCGCCCGCGCCTTTGCCGTGAATCCGCCCTCGCTTGAGCAGGGCGGTTTCGAAGCGCCGGTGCAGGTGGCGATCGGCGGCCCGGATCACCAGACCGCGGCCCGTTGGGGGCAGATGCTGCTGGAGCGGGTGGAGCAGATACCGTTTTTGGTCGACACGCGGCTCGACTACAACCAGCGTCAGCCGCAACTGCAGTTGCGGGTAGACCGGCGCAGGGCGGCGGACCTGGGTATCGATGCCCGCACCATCGGCGAGGCGCTGGGTATCCTCTTCGGTGGTCAGGACATCACTGACTTTATCGAGGATGCGGAGATCTACGAGGTGGTGGTGGAGGCGGAATCCGGCGATAGCGATACGCCCGACGACATCAATAACGTCTTTCTCCGTACCAGTGACGAGCGTCTGGTGCCCCTTCGCAGTATCGTCTCTCTCACCGAGGTGGGGACCCCTACCGAATTGAGGCGCGTCGATCGCTCGCCCTCGGTCACTTTCAATGCCTCGCTCGCGCCCGGCATCGCCTATGGTGACGCCATCGACAGCCTCGAGGCGACCATGGCGGAGACACTGCCGCCGCAGGCACGTATCCGCTGGATCGGTCAGGCGGAGAATTACCAGGAGGCGGGGAGCGCCGTGGTGTTCGTCATGTTGATGGCGTTGCTCATCGTCTACCTGATTCTTGCCGCCCAGTTCGAGAGCTTCCTGCATCCGCTGGTAATGATGCTCGCTGTACCGCTGGCCTTTACCGGTGGTCTGTTCGCCATCTGGATTGCCGGTGACAGTTTCAACATCTTCAGCCAGGTGGGTCTGGTGCTGCTCATCGGGCTGGTGGCAAAAAACGGCATTCTGTTGGTGGATTTCGCCAACCAGATTCGTGATGCGGGGGAGGATGTCCGCTCTGCTGCGCTTCGTGCCGGCGAGGTCCGGCTGCGCCCGATCCTGATGACCTCGGTGGCGACTATCTTCGGTGCCTTGCCGCTCGCCCTCGCTACCGGACCCGGCGCGGAGGGGCGCACCACGATCGGTATCACCGTAATCGGTGGCATGCTGCTGTCGACCCTGCTGACGCTGTTTGTCGTCCCCACGCTTTATGCAGCTGTCGCGCCTTATACCAGGCCGGGTAATTACCTCGCCAGAAAGCTGGCCAGAGAGGAGCGAGAGCATCGTCGAAAGTGA
- a CDS encoding efflux RND transporter periplasmic adaptor subunit — protein sequence MRTKAKVSIAVGVAVLVLAAGWLLMTRGPVDGGGAPAEMQRPPPVVEVATARRDRVEVSVQAVGTVEAAERTDITSQVTGKAAEIRFSEGGRVEAGQVLVTLDSGREQAALDVARAEQRDAGRQLNRLQGLEAGVQISPAQIDEAEARMATARARVAEAEVALKERQITAPFAGSVGLRRVSPGALIEPGAVITTLATTGAYKVQFELPSELLMQLKPGLPIEIDAGVERRLVGSVVHIDNIIDPATRSVAVEGGLEASGEWLKPGAFVGVKTVVDSRADAVLIPEEAIVFEGGESYVYVVGSELQVERRSVRIGVRQPGEAEILEGLEPGTRVVVRGVQTVQSGQRVQLAGDEQGGPPPKAQ from the coding sequence ATGAGGACCAAGGCGAAGGTATCCATCGCCGTTGGCGTGGCTGTTCTGGTGTTGGCGGCGGGCTGGCTGCTGATGACCCGGGGACCGGTCGATGGGGGCGGTGCGCCCGCCGAGATGCAGAGACCGCCGCCGGTGGTGGAGGTCGCTACTGCGCGGCGTGATCGGGTCGAGGTGAGCGTACAGGCGGTCGGCACTGTAGAGGCGGCGGAACGCACTGACATTACCTCCCAGGTCACCGGCAAGGCTGCGGAAATCCGTTTTTCGGAAGGTGGGCGGGTCGAGGCCGGCCAGGTTCTCGTGACACTCGACTCCGGCAGGGAGCAGGCGGCCCTGGATGTCGCCCGGGCAGAGCAGCGCGATGCCGGACGTCAACTCAACCGGCTTCAGGGGCTGGAAGCGGGCGTGCAGATCTCTCCGGCGCAGATCGATGAGGCAGAGGCACGGATGGCGACGGCACGGGCACGGGTGGCGGAAGCCGAAGTGGCTCTCAAGGAGCGGCAGATCACGGCACCGTTCGCCGGCAGTGTCGGGCTACGCAGAGTCAGCCCGGGGGCACTGATCGAGCCGGGTGCCGTGATTACCACACTGGCGACCACCGGTGCGTACAAGGTGCAGTTTGAATTGCCTTCGGAGCTGCTAATGCAGCTGAAGCCCGGGCTCCCCATCGAGATCGATGCGGGCGTTGAGCGGCGCCTCGTTGGAAGCGTGGTGCATATCGACAACATCATCGATCCCGCAACCCGTTCGGTAGCCGTGGAGGGGGGGCTCGAGGCCTCGGGCGAGTGGTTGAAACCGGGAGCCTTTGTCGGAGTGAAGACCGTCGTGGATAGCCGTGCCGATGCCGTGCTGATTCCCGAGGAGGCGATCGTTTTCGAGGGCGGTGAAAGCTACGTCTATGTGGTGGGAAGCGAGCTGCAGGTCGAGCGTCGGTCGGTGCGGATCGGTGTGCGCCAGCCCGGCGAGGCGGAGATCCTCGAAGGCCTGGAACCCGGCACCCGGGTAGTGGTTCGCGGTGTGCAGACGGTGCAGTCCGGTCAGCGCGTGCAGCTGGCCGGAGATGAACAGGGCGGCCCACCGCCAAAGGCACAATGA
- a CDS encoding sensor histidine kinase: MPQTDKLKRKVETLGSELAECLRALEQATGLQSVLGDAIETFLDPVFLHDRDGRIVYANRPYLELAELASEQVLGHFYWEVLPAGSGPTAGCLKALVEPGVQEEEIRESDGRILRMRSFALYREAGEPGSVHSLHMLENITERKRHEESLQRANEELQRFTDIAAHDLKAPLRAVHGLSSWIEEEVSGKLSDAGREHMRLLRQRVQLMDDLIDAMLDYSRAGTEVAEVEEVESLELVREIIETHGVPETFTITVAPDLPRLKTDRLHLRQVFANLVGNAIEHHQRPDGHVWVSARDLGDRYEFSVIDDGPGIPPEYQERIFEMFQHGPNRKPGTGVGLAVVRRLVERFGGRITLESVSGRGSTFRFTWPKIIRAEHQP, from the coding sequence ATGCCCCAAACCGACAAGCTCAAACGCAAGGTTGAGACCCTCGGCAGCGAACTCGCGGAGTGTCTACGTGCTCTTGAGCAAGCCACCGGGCTCCAGAGTGTTCTGGGAGACGCAATAGAAACCTTCCTCGATCCGGTCTTCCTGCATGATCGTGATGGACGGATCGTATACGCCAATCGTCCCTATCTGGAACTGGCGGAACTCGCGAGCGAACAGGTGCTCGGGCATTTCTACTGGGAGGTTCTGCCAGCGGGCAGTGGCCCGACAGCTGGTTGCCTGAAGGCGCTGGTGGAGCCGGGGGTGCAAGAAGAGGAAATCAGGGAGTCCGACGGGCGGATACTGCGCATGCGCTCGTTCGCGTTATACCGGGAGGCCGGCGAACCGGGTTCGGTCCACTCACTGCACATGCTGGAGAATATTACCGAACGCAAACGGCATGAGGAGTCCCTGCAACGCGCAAACGAGGAGTTACAGCGTTTCACCGATATCGCCGCTCACGATCTCAAAGCTCCATTGCGTGCAGTACATGGCTTGTCCAGCTGGATCGAAGAGGAGGTCTCCGGGAAACTTTCTGACGCGGGTCGTGAACATATGCGGCTGCTACGGCAACGGGTCCAGTTGATGGATGACCTTATCGACGCCATGCTCGACTACTCCCGGGCGGGCACCGAAGTTGCCGAGGTCGAGGAGGTGGAGAGCCTGGAGTTGGTACGGGAGATCATCGAAACTCATGGTGTTCCCGAAACCTTCACGATCACGGTTGCCCCGGACTTGCCCCGCCTGAAGACGGACCGCCTGCATTTGCGGCAGGTTTTTGCCAATCTGGTCGGAAACGCCATCGAGCACCACCAGCGCCCGGATGGTCACGTGTGGGTCTCTGCTCGAGACCTCGGAGACCGCTACGAGTTCTCGGTAATAGACGATGGTCCCGGCATTCCTCCAGAGTACCAGGAGCGGATCTTCGAGATGTTTCAACACGGACCAAACCGAAAGCCGGGTACCGGAGTCGGCCTGGCAGTTGTGAGACGCTTGGTCGAGCGTTTCGGCGGGCGAATTACGTTGGAATCGGTGTCCGGCCGGGGCTCAACTTTCCGTTTCACCTGGCCGAAGATAATCAGAGCAGAACATCAGCCGTGA
- a CDS encoding YncE family protein, giving the protein MIGKQRVLGAVLALAAAGAAAVEGDVYVALQADGAVAHLGEKVDRWQAGAHMTYVTVSPDGATVLATSTEENRVYAYDADSGEPTGRLEVGESPKGVKIGPRNRWAVVANEGADSVSIIDVEAMEVYKSVEVGLKPHNTVFAPNGRTAYVTLQGGDAIAVLDMTAMQKLREIPLKDQPHNIDISPDGQKLYVTSIGRQQLVVVDAISGREQARIPIGTPHYGVDVTPDGRFAFVSGVGGTTISAIDLRQGRTVGRVEVGPGPHGLRTDTEGKRLFVAVTGSGEVVVVDTERLTVTRRIRVGEGPFWVAVPGNS; this is encoded by the coding sequence ATGATCGGGAAACAGCGGGTGCTCGGAGCCGTTTTAGCGTTGGCCGCGGCAGGTGCCGCCGCAGTTGAAGGGGATGTCTACGTCGCACTGCAGGCCGACGGCGCCGTAGCGCATCTGGGGGAAAAGGTCGACCGCTGGCAGGCAGGGGCGCACATGACCTACGTTACCGTCAGTCCCGACGGCGCTACGGTGTTGGCCACCAGCACCGAGGAGAATCGCGTCTACGCCTATGACGCCGATAGCGGCGAACCCACCGGACGCCTGGAGGTAGGCGAGAGCCCGAAAGGGGTCAAAATCGGACCGCGGAATCGCTGGGCGGTGGTTGCCAACGAGGGTGCGGACTCGGTCAGCATCATCGATGTGGAGGCTATGGAGGTCTACAAGAGCGTCGAGGTCGGACTGAAACCCCACAATACGGTATTCGCACCCAATGGCAGGACTGCCTATGTCACGCTCCAGGGCGGCGACGCCATCGCGGTGCTCGACATGACGGCCATGCAGAAGCTTCGTGAGATCCCCTTGAAAGACCAGCCACACAATATCGACATCTCGCCCGATGGCCAGAAACTGTATGTGACCAGTATTGGGCGACAGCAACTAGTAGTAGTGGATGCCATCAGCGGCAGGGAACAGGCCCGAATTCCTATCGGTACGCCCCACTATGGCGTGGATGTCACGCCCGATGGTCGGTTTGCATTTGTCAGTGGTGTGGGAGGGACGACGATAAGCGCTATCGATCTGCGGCAAGGGCGCACTGTCGGGCGTGTCGAGGTCGGTCCCGGGCCGCACGGCCTGCGTACCGATACTGAAGGCAAGCGTCTCTTCGTAGCAGTCACCGGCAGTGGTGAAGTCGTGGTGGTCGACACCGAACGCCTGACCGTGACCCGCCGAATTCGGGTGGGCGAAGGGCCTTTCTGGGTGGCTGTGCCGGGCAATTCCTGA
- a CDS encoding porin: MNRSKYLVGTVGSAIFLSLPAISQGIELAGEKLELYGKAHMSLDFSDPDASGEESQASVSNNSTRIGFKGKHDIDTGPTLLWQYEQGVDIADGGGEFASRNSFLGLKGTLGEVRVGHHDTPSKKLGSRWGMFSDTVGDRRAILGAYSGARGEYGNVLNDRADNALLYINQFDALELQAMYSASNPTESTSGGLDDNDFDLASASLTYNTEQLMIGAAAERWSLDPVNGAEEVDNLRLAASYTMNSFKAGAIYESTDSDDSVFERDAYGLNAAYRFTEATDLRLQYMVADDNEDQSASGASQLAVGLHNQLDKATQIYAAFSTTDNDANAVYQGIDGGHGDELETEPGGSPSSFSVGAVYTF; this comes from the coding sequence ATGAATAGATCAAAATACCTTGTCGGTACTGTCGGCAGTGCCATCTTTCTCTCGCTTCCTGCCATAAGCCAGGGGATTGAGTTGGCCGGCGAGAAACTCGAGCTGTATGGCAAGGCACACATGTCCCTGGACTTCAGTGACCCCGACGCCAGTGGCGAAGAGAGTCAGGCCAGTGTGTCCAATAACTCGACCCGCATCGGCTTCAAGGGTAAGCACGATATCGACACCGGACCCACCCTGTTGTGGCAATACGAACAGGGCGTCGACATCGCGGATGGTGGCGGTGAATTTGCTTCACGAAACAGCTTCCTGGGACTGAAAGGCACGCTGGGTGAAGTCCGTGTCGGCCACCACGATACGCCCTCCAAAAAACTCGGCTCCCGCTGGGGCATGTTCAGTGATACGGTCGGCGATCGCCGCGCCATCCTGGGTGCCTATAGCGGCGCTCGCGGCGAATACGGCAATGTCCTGAATGACCGCGCCGACAACGCCCTGCTCTATATCAATCAGTTTGATGCACTGGAACTGCAAGCGATGTATTCAGCCAGCAACCCGACAGAGAGCACCAGTGGCGGCCTGGATGACAACGACTTCGACCTCGCCAGCGCATCCCTGACCTACAACACGGAGCAGCTGATGATCGGGGCGGCGGCGGAGCGCTGGTCGCTGGATCCGGTCAATGGCGCGGAAGAGGTGGACAACCTGCGTCTGGCTGCGAGTTACACGATGAACAGTTTCAAGGCGGGTGCCATCTATGAATCCACCGACAGCGACGACAGTGTGTTCGAACGTGATGCCTACGGACTGAACGCCGCCTACCGCTTCACCGAGGCGACCGATTTGCGCCTCCAGTATATGGTGGCCGATGACAACGAAGACCAGAGTGCTTCCGGTGCCAGTCAGCTGGCCGTGGGTCTCCACAACCAACTCGACAAGGCGACGCAGATCTACGCCGCCTTCAGCACCACAGATAACGACGCCAACGCCGTCTACCAGGGCATCGATGGCGGTCATGGCGACGAGCTGGAAACCGAGCCGGGCGGCAGTCCATCCTCCTTCTCGGTAGGGGCGGTTTACACTTTCTGA
- the msrA gene encoding peptide-methionine (S)-S-oxide reductase MsrA yields the protein MTLFPNKQEIPSPQEALPGREEPVPVSETHYVSDNRIVPPFPEGMELAIFGMGCFWGAERRYWQTGGVYSTMVGYAGGYTRNPTYREVCSGKTAHAEVVRIVYDTKRISYEDLLRLFWEGHDPTQGMRQGNDIGTQYRSAIYTHSETQMRLAQQSCERYQAALKEAGYGSITTEIREAPPFYYAEDYHQQYLAKNPSGYCGLGGIDVPYPVPQPGL from the coding sequence ATGACGCTGTTTCCCAACAAGCAGGAAATCCCCTCGCCCCAGGAGGCCCTTCCCGGTCGTGAAGAGCCGGTCCCGGTGTCGGAAACCCATTACGTAAGCGACAACCGCATCGTCCCACCGTTTCCCGAGGGAATGGAGTTGGCGATTTTCGGGATGGGCTGCTTCTGGGGTGCCGAGCGTCGCTACTGGCAAACCGGAGGCGTCTACTCCACCATGGTGGGCTATGCCGGCGGCTATACCCGCAATCCTACCTACCGGGAAGTCTGTAGCGGAAAGACCGCCCACGCCGAGGTGGTTCGCATCGTCTATGACACGAAACGAATCAGCTATGAGGATCTTCTGCGGCTCTTCTGGGAGGGCCATGACCCAACCCAGGGTATGCGCCAGGGCAACGACATCGGCACTCAATATCGCTCCGCCATCTACACCCATTCGGAAACACAAATGCGGCTTGCACAGCAAAGCTGCGAGCGCTACCAGGCAGCACTGAAAGAGGCCGGATACGGCAGCATCACTACCGAAATTCGTGAAGCCCCGCCCTTCTACTACGCCGAGGACTACCATCAGCAGTACCTGGCCAAGAACCCCTCCGGCTATTGTGGACTGGGAGGAATCGACGTGCCCTATCCCGTGCCGCAGCCCGGTCTGTGA
- a CDS encoding ABC transporter ATP-binding protein has product MPELASNVVFRTQQLTKTYRVGEVEIHALRGVDLEFYAGEFVVLLGASGSGKSTLLNILGGLDTASSGRVFYGDTELTRSDDAALTAYRRDYVGFVFQFYNLIPSLTARENVAIVTEIARNPLTPEEALGVVGLSERLDHFPAQLSGGEQQRVAIARAIAKRPSVLLCDEPTGALDSRTGIVVLEALLRANRELGTTTAVITHNAAIADMADRVIHISDGHITTIERNETKVQPAELSW; this is encoded by the coding sequence GTGCCCGAGCTCGCTTCCAACGTGGTCTTCCGCACCCAACAGCTGACCAAAACCTATCGTGTCGGCGAGGTGGAGATCCATGCCTTGCGCGGGGTCGATCTGGAGTTCTACGCGGGTGAGTTCGTGGTGCTGCTAGGCGCCTCGGGCAGCGGCAAATCGACCCTGCTCAATATCCTCGGCGGACTGGATACGGCCAGTTCCGGGCGGGTCTTCTACGGCGATACGGAGCTGACCCGCAGCGATGACGCGGCCCTCACCGCCTACCGTCGCGATTACGTGGGCTTTGTCTTCCAGTTCTACAACCTGATCCCCAGTCTCACAGCACGGGAGAACGTGGCCATCGTCACCGAGATTGCCCGTAACCCCCTCACGCCCGAAGAGGCGCTGGGGGTGGTCGGCCTTTCGGAACGGCTCGATCACTTCCCGGCCCAGCTCTCGGGCGGCGAACAGCAGCGGGTGGCCATTGCCCGTGCCATCGCCAAGCGTCCTTCGGTCCTGCTCTGCGACGAGCCGACCGGCGCGCTGGACTCCAGGACCGGCATCGTGGTGCTGGAGGCCCTGCTGAGGGCCAACCGGGAGCTGGGCACCACCACGGCGGTGATCACCCACAATGCCGCCATCGCCGACATGGCCGATCGCGTAATCCATATCTCCGATGGGCACATCACCACCATCGAGCGCAACGAGACCAAGGTTCAGCCGGCGGAGCTCTCCTGGTGA